Proteins from a single region of Candidatus Delongbacteria bacterium:
- a CDS encoding PhoU domain-containing protein has product MLKGFLNLFNKDSLLDQALRDTDTMLQQVETMVRVARQALRETDKAPRDLDISGMDQVVNRYESEVRRKVFTHLSVMGAEQVYPSLVLVSIIIDVERVGDYAKNIVELAREHEPQLKGGPFEEELRRIEEHVLDRLLPQGRQAFQQNDEKSAAALIADLYWINPACDRIANILVAGKQPVPLDPCTQVTLALYVRYLKRINSHWLNILTSVVNPFDRIGFRRAPQD; this is encoded by the coding sequence GACACCATGCTGCAGCAGGTGGAGACCATGGTCCGGGTGGCCCGCCAGGCCCTGCGCGAGACCGACAAGGCGCCGCGGGATCTGGACATCTCCGGGATGGATCAGGTGGTCAACCGCTACGAATCCGAGGTGCGGCGCAAGGTCTTCACCCACCTCTCCGTGATGGGCGCCGAACAGGTCTACCCCTCGCTGGTGCTGGTGAGCATCATCATCGACGTGGAGCGGGTGGGCGACTACGCCAAGAACATCGTGGAACTGGCGCGCGAGCATGAGCCGCAGCTCAAGGGCGGCCCCTTCGAGGAGGAACTGCGGCGCATCGAGGAACACGTGCTGGACCGGCTTCTGCCCCAGGGCCGGCAGGCCTTCCAGCAGAACGACGAGAAGAGCGCGGCCGCGCTGATCGCCGACCTGTACTGGATCAATCCGGCTTGCGACCGCATCGCCAACATCCTGGTGGCGGGCAAGCAACCCGTCCCGCTGGATCCCTGCACCCAGGTGACGCTGGCACTCTACGTGCGCTATCTCAAGCGGATCAACTCCCACTGGCTGAACATCCTCACCAGCGTGGTGAATCCCTTCGACCGGATCGGCTTCCGCCGTGCGCCTCAGGACTGA